The genomic region ACATTTTTGCTTCAAAAGGTCAAGGCAAACCCCTGAACGTGGATCTATCCAACAATATGCTTGGCACAATTACGAGGCACCGTGAAAAGAGCATCCCCAACATCCAGAACTTAAATCTTTCTGGAAACAGGCTGACAGCTGTGCCAAACCTTCAGGGCATTCCTCTCCGATATTTAAATCTTGATGGGAACCCTCTTGTCAAGATTAAAAAAGGAGACTTCACAGGGTTGAAAGATTTGATTCATTTATCCCTCAGTGGCTTGCATGGTTTTGGAGAGTTATCTCCTTATAGCTTCAAggaactcccagctctccaAGTTCTGGATTTATCCAACAATCCTGGCCTGAAATCTCTGACTGCTGAAGTTATCTTTGGTCTGAACTCCTTACAAGAGCTCAACCTCTCTGGGACAGCTGTGGCAACCTTGCCAAAGACTGTGCTGAAATACCTGCCTTCCATCAAAAGCATCACTTTGGGGAAGAACATCCAGTGTTTTAAGACCATCAAAGAAGGACAGTACCACCGACAAATTGGGCTGACCAAAAAAGAGATCCTCAGTTGCCACGACAGCCATGGGACTGTAGCAGCAGCACCTTATGTTTCATGAtgaaaactggggaaaaaggggtggggagggaaggagtggGGGGATTTGTACAGGTGTCGGACTGAGCTGGCTTGCAGTGTGCCTTTTGTAAAACTGTTgataatttatatatttgtatacgCCAATACTTGattgtctgtggattttataaAACTCCCAAATCCTCATCCAGATGGTCTGCAGGTTTCAGATTTTGCCTGGTGCATTGAGGTCCTGCACGCAGCCCAGTAGCTCAAGAATGGGGGATGCTACTGGGACCAATGGGACCAAACTGCTCTGCAGGTCCCAGGGCAGAACAACCAGTCTGGAGCCAACATTTAGTGACCCAgacacagctgcagaaaagcaaagctccaTCTGTCTCCAGAGCACACACCAAAAGGTACCAACTCAGTAGCTTCTTGCTTACAAACTCGTGCAtcgttctttttttttttttttttttaattattattcccCACAAAGTGCCTTCTGGATGTTGCCTTCACTAGCAGCACCCTGCTCCCTGTCATGCACTTTCAGTCTTGAAGAAACATTTCCAGACAAACCTGAATACAGGGTGCTCCTAATGTGCTGGGTTTTACATGTTATTTGCATAGGTGTGCAACAAGCATTGAGTAAGTCGAGAATTTTCCCacaattttctctctcttttcccatccTGATCCTTTTCATGTTAAATTCCTTCAGGTCTAACCTTGGCAGCCTCCTTCCTTCTTAACCTTAGCAAGCCATTGCTCAGAGATGATGTGCAGCAGGGCAAGGGAAGCAGGGATCTGCCAAACAGCCACGTCCCACCCAGGAACCAACCTCCAATGAAGGAAATTATCTGAGCTGCAAACTGAAGAGATGGTGTGggccattttaaaaaataaaataaaataaaataaaataaaataaaataaaataaaataaaataaaaatccctcctctctttctggGGAAGCTTGGAAGAAAATTTTGGATGATTCTGATCTCCGTGACCTTATCAAACCAAGATGTGGACCCAGAGGACATGAGATTAAGCTGTTTCCATGCTGATGTTCCTCAGCTGAACACATCTGAGACTCTGTTGGGCTTGAAACACTTTCCAGAATGTGTCAGGGGAAGAATTCACATTGATGTCTGTGACCCTGGAGCTCTTTGCCTATCAGGGAAAAGATCTTGggttgttgggttggttttttttttgttttttttgttctagagttgtggtttttctttctctcacacAGTTTCTTGTCTGCCAACTGAAATCTGATGAAAAGCCTGAGCCTCAGAGCTTTactcattttttcctccagagctGAAGTGCTGGCAAAGCAAAGGGGAGCCCTTctcatcctttttcttctccaggttaGGAAAAAGTGGTGTGTGTGAAGCCTCCAACTTGCTTACAGGAGCTCTTGCAATGGAAGTGTCTCCTGAGGTCTGGTCCACATCTGCCACACTTTTTCCCTGGGATGGGATGTTGGGAATGAGCCATGTCCTGTCCTTGCATCAGGGCAACTTTCAAGGTTTGAAGCTGATTTAGGGAGGTCCATGTGGTGGAGATAAAAACCCATCCCACAGCCCTCCTTGGGAGTGCTGGGGGGAAATCAACCTTTACCCTGACACCCCAAAAAGGTCTTTGCAAAGGGAAACCCTATTGCAGCTCtctccagggctgggggaaaCCCAGTGAGCCCATAAAAGCCAGAATCAACACTTCAATGAAATCCTTCATCCACATTTTCATCCATCTCTTTTTCAATAATTTGATTGGGGAGCTTTGGGTGGGATTTTAACCCTTTCTTTCAGTTCTGGggcttttcccctttctgctgAGCCTTTGCAATGCTTGCCCAGCCTTCACAGGcacacagaacattttcttaaaaaggcAACAAGAACAGCAACCAACTGCAGTGCCAGAGAGAGGCAGTTTGGGAGGCAGGGGGGTGGTTTCTCATGGATCTTGCCTTTTTAAGAGAATTCTTTTCTGCTGgcagaaaatggaatttttaatttttttttttaaagaaagaaagagatgttTCATTTTATAAGTCTGTCCATAGCTGAAAAGTTCCAGGGATCCCACAATGTCACATTTACTGTCTTTGTGCCACTGTGGTAAATCTAGAACCCAACATGAAAATCCAGTCAAAGACTGCAAGATGTCCCCGTGTGATCTCCCACTGCCTGCCAGCTAAACAAGCAAAAGCTGGCAAATCcctttgctctgttttgttgtgttttgttgcttttttttttcaggctttttgatTACTCCCAATAGAATAAAGTGATTTGGAGGAGAATAAAAGCAGATGCCCTTGGATTTATTGCTTTAGTGCTGGGAGGGGGCAGCACAACTGGGTCCAAAGCACAACACAGCTTCTGTCCTTGGGCTGTTTGGCCCCACCAGCCTCAGGGGTGTTGCATCTCCAATTTGAGGTCAGGATTTGTCCCACTGTGTGGCCTCCTGGGATTCTCACTGGCAGAAAGAGAGTTTCACTGCTTGGCTTGAAGGAAATCATGGACATGTGGCAGGGAAGCAACACAAGAGCATCTGGAGCAAATTCCCTGCTCACGGTTCTGCTCCAAAGCTTGTTAGAGATGATGGAGATCTCTTAATGGATTTGCCCAATCTGGGACTGGGTCTGAAAACCTGGATTTGCAGAGCTGGTAATGTGGGGAGAGCCCAGGAGCTGTTTCACAagaccatagaatcataggatggtttagatggggagggaccttaaaaatcatctagatCCAAGCCTGGGCATggacacctcctactagatcaggttgcttagaaccccatccaacttggcttCCAATACTGCCAGCTATGGGGCTTCCACTAcatccctgggcaccctgtttCACcatgggggtgggaggaaggaaatGGGGACATGAGGGATGCCAGAGCCAACTGGACACTGCCAGACCCAAAAGCTTTCATGGTCCTGCCCCAGGACCACTCTCcaaggagcaggggctgctgcatgGAGAGACAAGAGCATGCAGAGTCATTGCAGTTAAATAAATGGAAACAGCTCAAGAGGCCTTTGCCTGCTCTTAAACAGCAAATTGAATTTCAAGCACTTCTTGGTGTTGTTTATAGAAGTGATGCAAGGGGAGCTCCACTGGGAAAACCACCCCTGGAAAGCTGCAGTGttcctggtcctctcaaacctGAAGGAACAACAGGATCTTCTGTCCAGGAAGAGCTGCAGGTTGCCTGGAAGAGGCTCTTGGTTTTCTGTCTGCCTTCCCAAACTCTCCTGTCCTCTGGAATTGCATGCAAGGTTTAGTCAGACCCTAAGAAGGGGCTAGTTCAGATGTAACCTGGGGGTAGACATCTCCAGGAGAGGCCAGATCCTGTTCCCAGCACTGTTATGGAATATAGAGGCTACAAAACCTATGGAATATAGAGGCTACAAAACCATGCTCCTTCTGGAGGTCCTTCTGGGTGGGATCCTTCCTGCCCTGGCACAAAAAGCCTGGAGAGGTGGGAGttgtcctgctgctcccctctgctAGGGGATGGATGCTGTCAGGTCTGAGACTGGTTTCTCTCACTTCCACATGAATTCCCCACTTATAGGATGCTCCAGCACTGCCGgaccttttctttcccactACTGCTTTGACCCCTTGCCCTACCTTACCCTCATTCTTCTAGTGatttctattatttaaaaagtagCAAGGAGCTCCACTGCCAACATGGATCCCTCTGCCATGAGGCTCAGACACCTGAAACACAGCTCTGATGTCCCCAcggagaaggaaaaggaaacttgATGGCTTCAGGCTTGGAAAATTCAAGGAGGTCCTCATGCCAGCTTCCTGTGGTTCCTGTGGTCAGTCTGATACCACAgggtgatggaaaaaaaaagcagtggagGGAGTTTCTAAGGACACGTAGCAGTAGGGCAAagggctttaaactggaagaggggagatttaggatGGACacgaggaagaaattctttggtgtgaaggtggtgagaccctggcccaggttgcccaaggaagctgtggctgccccatccctggcagtgtctcagcccaggttggatggggcttggagcaacctgggaggtgtccctggccattCAGGGATTTTGGACTcaatgagctttaaggtcccttccaacccaacccatcctgtgattctgtgaccatCCTGGTGTCAGACATCACCCCATGCCAGGAGAACTGGCCAGGCTGCTGAGCTCCAAGCTCTGGCTGtctcctggagcagctgagctctgtggCAGGATACATTTGCCCTGGCAAGCAAGATGAGAGTTTTAATTAGAGGCTGAATATTTTTAGAAGCCAGAAAACCTCAGCTGAGTCTGGGCAACAAGGATAGGCTGGGTTAGAAGGGGGAAGAAGTGGCTGAGTTGACATTTGCTGGTAGCACTCTGTGTCCTGGGGTGTTATCAGCATCCCACCCCCCACCGTCAGCATCTTGGGAAAGACATCAAGGATTGCTTCCCCCCATCTGCCTCATctccagggcagcagaggaaaaccttcttgattttatttgaaaacaagcaCATCTTGAAACCTAAAAActccccttttcttctgctggagCTGTCAGCCAACAACTCCTTTGCTGACCCATTATGGGAGTGAGTTCAGAGCAGCAGTAGGTACagtccctttttaaaaatagcttccCCTCTGCACATTTTCCATTCTGCAGGAGGTTTTTGTTTCCAACATGTTTGTTCCACACATGCTGGCTTGGTCAGGCTGGAAAATGTGGATGCACTCTTGCTGTGCCAGAAAATAATGTTGCAGGGTTGGGCatcatcctgctgctgctccaggatcTGCCTCCTAGGAAAGCTTTGGAGCCACCAAACCCTCTGTCTCATAAATGTTTCTCGAGGCAATGCTGtagaattaattatttctgcCCCATTACTGGGTAGACATCCCCATTCTTCCCTTTTTGAGTGGACCTGGGACCCTGCTGAAAAGGTGGAAAACTGGAGCTGCAACTAGGCCACCAGATAAATCCCATAATTCCTATAATAAGGAAAGAGTTGGAGCACCAACCTTACAGTCTTTGTCTCCCAGCATTTTTATGCCTGTGTGCACCCATTCCTCAGCACCAGAACAAACCCAGCCCCCTCCTACCAATCCCCacccctgctctgcctttcaGTAAtggtgttaaaataaaaatggtttatTCTGCCACGTAGGAGCACCCTGAAGAAAGCAGCATCCCCCCTGTACCAGGAGCTGAAAATCCTTCATCCTTTAACATCCTTCAATAAACGCCCCAGATACCAGGGGGGCTTGGGCAGGAGGATGAGCCCAGCTTCATCCCCTCAAGCCTCCACTCCAGGGGGGTAAACaagcttgaaaaataaaacaaaacaaaataaaaaacactgaagttttacCCCTGGAATCTTTCCACCACCGTAGTGATGTCCTTTAACCCCTGCCACgttcccctcctcttcctccttggTGGTGGATGTGTCACTGCTGGCTGGTAACTGGCTGGGGTTGTGCTGGGAATTTGATCCTACATTTCAAAGAGATCATTaacctcctttcccttctctttgaactgcttcattttatggcaggagaaaggaaacacaGGGCTTCTTCCCCCAAGAGCCTCTTTTGATGGGAACCTGGCACCTTCGAGCTGCTGGGATTTGAGTGATGGTGTAGTGTGGGGAAATAACAGAATGACAGAaatttaggggttggaagggacctctggagatcatccagtccaaccccccacctgccagaggaggttgcacaggatggggTCCAGGTGAGTTTGGAAtttctccagagaaagagactccatcccctctctgggcagcctgggcctgTGCTCTGTTACTCTTACAATAAAGAAGTTCTGCCTTATGTTTTGGTTGAACATCCAGTTTGGGACCATTGCCCCTGGTCCCATCCTCCTCACACCCACCCTTTTATTTCTAAGCACTGATAAGGTTCCCCCttcagtcttcttttctccagactgaacagatccagctctcccagcctttcctcagacAGCATTtagatgctccagtcccctgaTCACCttagtggctctgctctggattCTCTCCAATAGTTCCTTGTCCTTCCAGGATTGGGGAACCCAGAACTGCTCACAGATGAGTCCTCATCCACCAGTAGAGaaggaggagaacctcccttgacctgcttgCCACATTCTTCTTGGTGCATCCCAGGAATTCAGGCTGATCCTTGATTTCAGAGAGGGAAGGAATAGTCCAGAGGTGGTCAAGGGACTGTCAGAAACCTGTGAACAttgctgtcccagcagcagagaaagtGGTTTCAGCTGATAGGGGACCAAGGAATGGCCACAGATTATGGGTCACTGACCTAGGAACTTCATTGAAGCCCCTTTAGCACTTTCTTGGGGGGCTTGGGCACAAGGAAACTTTTCTGAAGtgtgtttccttccttccatgGGTGGTTTTAGTCCCCCTGTGACAGAACTTGTTCTGACTTTCCTTTCCATCAAAGCCAGCAGCATTCGTGCAGCCCTTCAttgggtcaaaaaaaaaaaaaaaaaaaaaaaaaaaggacaaaagacCAGTTTTCAAACAGCTCAGTGAGCTGAACCAGGTTTAAAAGCCTGAAAGCTCCCAAATACCTCTGGGAATCTTGCTTGCTTATAATTTGACCCTGTCTGGGCTGCTAGGGAGATAAATGTAAGACTGGGAGCTGTTGGACCAGTGGATTAGATGGTGTCCTGCAAGATAAGTTCTACTTCACCAGAGCTGCATTGCTACATCTCCATGACAAATGGGATCATCTTTGGGCTTATGGTCCTAAAATTGTTCTTAATGATGCTGCCTCAGCTAACATGAACTCTCCTCTTTGTCTCCATGGTCCATGAAGCATCTCTGAGTGTGTTTGATACCCAAATTGTTCCTTTGAGAGGAACTACCACAACATTTTCTCACCAATGGAACAAGACAAGGTATGATGGCAAGAAAGAAGGTCAGGGATGAAGCAGAGCTCTGGCATGACCCCAAAACTGAATTTGGAGTCCTTCATGGGGCACAGACCTCTACAGCTCTGAGAAAAGCTACAAGGCCTGAAGTAactatccctggaggtgtttaaaaaccatgtagatgaggtTCCTCAGGGCATGCTCTTGTGGGTTATACAGATATTGATATTTGCACTCTAAGCAGGGGGAATGCTGACAGTTGGACAGGGTGTTTGTGTCTTTTCCAGTTGGTGTTGGTGCCTTTTCCAATTGCaacaaaaagataaagaaagttgcaccaggggaggttcaggctgcatattaggaaaaatttcttcactgaaagagtggtgaagcattggaacaggttgtccagggaggtggtggagttgccatccctggaagtattaaaaaaatggggagATGTGGCACTTTGGGAGAGGATTTTGTGGTGCAGGACTGGgagttggactcagtgatctcgaaggttctttccaaccgtgatgattctgtgattctttccAGCCAGTGCTGGTTTCCACCTCATTCAGCTGCCCTTGAATTTGGAAGGCAAGTCATCCATGTCCTCATGGCTCTACTCCTGCCCTTAATTCAACCACACCAGGCTCTTACATCCCCTTCTGCCAAGGATTGTCTTTACCTTTTTGTAGGATTCATCCCTACAATAATTATCATGGATTACAAAATCCCTAGACCTCAGCTGAGCCCTCCTCACTGATCAAATCCCTGCCCATAGCTTCAGTTGTTGTGTGAGAGATCACATCAGTGTGAACTTCAGTCCTTTACATTAATTCCTTCTGCCTCATGATTGCAATAAACTGAGTATATAATCACCACAGGTCACCCACCATTCATAAAACCTCATCCTGCTGATCAAACATCTGAGAACTCATATTAAAGCATAAATCAGGCTGTGCTGCACCATGACCTTTAGGATATTTCTGAAGAATAATATTctactgtgggtttttttgtggtttttttttttttttttggctttacCTGCACTCAGTgctgtaatttcttttattgcttCAGTGATTGCAAAACCTGAAAGAGTAGAGAGATTTATTTGCAGGAAGGACTGGGTATCTCTGGGGGTAATTCTCAGGCCTGTTCATCTCCTGTCTCTCTCTAAGGCAGAAAATTCCTGAAGAGAGAATAGCTTTTCCTGTGAGATATTCCAAGGAAAAAAGATTCCTGTCTGGTCCTTACCTGCAATCTCTTTGCCAAGAGCACAAGGGGCAGGATTTTTCCCTATTTTGCTACTAATCCTAATCACCAGCATAAAAATTCTCTGTTCTCCCCAGAAGAATTAATTCATggattttttctcatttaaattttGTGTGGTGATTGTctgccttcaaaaaaaaaaaaaaaaaaaaaaagcaaacaaaaaacaaaaaaaaccaccacccaCCCAACAGTTGTCTTTGTCCTGGTGCCATCTGGGACCTGCATCCTGGAGACTGCAGAGGTGAAAATCCCCTTGGTAAACAGGAAAGGAGTAGGGCACTGACCATATCCGTGTGATATCCCATGGGAAATTCCTGGATAATCCACGGTGGCACTTGTGACATGGTGTCATTTTTACCACTGTTTCTTCCATGGCCTGTGGCAGCATCCTTAACCTCCTGAGACCAACAATCCTCCATTGCAACTTTGGGAAGGATCCTGCCCCCGAGATCTTGACACCAAAGAATACTTTCAAAGaggcatcatcatcatcatcatcatcatcatcatcatcatcatcatcatcatcatcatcatcatcatcctcttGGAATACTGaatccagttctggggtccccaacaccagaaaGCCATGGAgatgttggagtgagtccagaggaggccatggagatgctcagagggttggagcagctctggagccagagggagagagttgggggtgttcagcctggagaagagaggactCTAAGGAcaccttagagcatcttccagtacctgaaggggctccaggaaagttggggagggacttttcacaagggattgatgggatgaggggagtCAGCTTCATACTGAAAGGGTGGAGATTTAGGTgagatattagaagaaattctttggtgtgagggtgctgagcccctgtcccagggtgcccaaggaagctgtggctgccccatccctggcagtgtctcagcccaggttggatggggcttggagcaacctgggctgtgggaggggtccctgcctatggcagaggggctggaactggatgatctttaaggtccctcccaagcTAAGTaattctatgaatctgtgaAATATGGGATGAGTAGGACTGTGTTCCAGCCAATTTTCCCAAAGCTTCATCACAAAGCTCCAATCTTTCCTTGGTCTCTTTGGGAACCCACATTGGCTCCATCTGGGCCATAGCTCCTTGCTCCAAGTTTGTTCTCATGATGTGTCAAGCCTGTCTAGAAGCCCAGTGGCTTCTTCCTTTGGGGGCTATTTCACAGCTGGGTTTGAATTCACCAATGAGACACCTTTTCACCCCCCAAAAATATTCCCCATAGGAATATTCTTGTCTCTACTTTTGCTCACAGAGCCAAGCAGGTCAGACTCTGCTCCACAGGAGGAGTGTAGGTACTTGGTGATGCCAGAGCAAGAGGTGCTGTTCTGGGAAAGAGCATCACCAGGCTTACAGGAGGGTTGGGCTTCATTGCTTTGGGggaaaaccagtatttttttgttgtggctCTGCAAATATTGTTGGCCCCAGAAAAGCAGTGGCAGGTCCTTTATGCAGGGAGAACATCCCCCAGTCACAGCCTGCAGACCATGGGTAACCCATTTAGACAAGGGGAAGCTCTGTCTGTCTTCCTCAGGCTAAAATATCAGACCTATAAAGTGCTCAGGGTGCCAGCACCCCAAGAAGAGTGGAAGCACCCTACCTGGCAGGGATCCCATCCTAGGGTCATCAAGGGCATATTGAAATTATGGtgacagccccagcagcctggtggaAATGAGGTGGGTGGCAAGGAGGTGGGATTTCCTTGTTTCTCTGTCTTCAGGCCTCAGCAGAAGAGAAGGAGGGACACAGGACAACCCTTGTGTCCCCATTTCAGTGCCACTGTCCCTTtgtgctgcagaggagaaggtGATGGCCCCATCTGAAGCAGGAGCAGTTTCACATGGcagaagcagagctctgcagtttCCAGCAGAGGTCTGGAGCCAGCCAAGCACCATTAGCCTAGTTTTTCATCCAAGCAAGGAAATCCTGGCTCCTGGCAGGTTTATTAGCTTTGGCACCAAGCTCACTTGTCACCTGGCCAAGGCATTCTGGCTGCAGCTGGACCTGCCTGGCTTTGGTCCCACCAGCTTGAATCTCTCCTCCTCAcacatccatccctcccttcttgGTTTGGCATGGACAGACCAAGCCCCTGAGCTCCTGATAGCTGCAAACTTGGGAGCTAGAAGGGCTCTTGAGACTCCAAACCTCTTCCCACATCCAGAGATCCCTGGGAATCAAACACTTCCTTGCAAAGTACTTGGTTGTCcatgaaaagatttttcctcctgtttgaAAGGTGGTGCTGGGCA from Heliangelus exortis chromosome 1, bHelExo1.hap1, whole genome shotgun sequence harbors:
- the TSKU gene encoding tsukushi isoform X2; translated protein: MISPTCQCKVNNADPSLVQFAASPPLFWYHQNLLPGCHCEVESFGLFDSFSLTKVDCSGIGSHIVPVPIPLDTSYLDLSSNNLETINESMLTGPGYTTLVSLDLSYNKIAKISSTTFSRLRYLESLDLSHNSLEVLPEDCFSSSPLGDIDLSNNKLLEIGMDIFASKGQGKPLNVDLSNNMLGTITRHREKSIPNIQNLNLSGNRLTAVPNLQGIPLRYLNLDGNPLVKIKKGDFTGLKDLIHLSLSGLHGFGELSPYSFKELPALQVLDLSNNPGLKSLTAEVIFGLNSLQELNLSGTAVATLPKTVLKYLPSIKSITLGKNIQCFKTIKEGQYHRQIGLTKKEILSCHDSHGTVAAAPYVS